In Candidatus Hydrogenedentota bacterium, the genomic window TATTCTGGGGGTGTACAAGTACTGTCAGATCTCGGCTGAGCCGGTGAAGACGCGGTAGTTCGCGAGGCGCGTCGCCCGGCCCGAAGCCGCTTCGGCCCGACCCACAGCCAGAAGCCGGTAACCGAAAACATCAGTAGCGCGCTTCCACCGACTGTTGTGCAGGCGACTTTGATCTGCTCGTTGCTGGTTCCCAGGTAGTGATCGAAGATTGAACCATCGTGAATGTTCTCGATGAAGTCGGACCGGCGCCGTTCGATGTGCAGGAGTTCCCCGGTGGTGCAGTCGAGCTGGACACCCCAGTAAGCGTCCAGGAACACGTATTTCACCATGCCCTTTTCGGGGCGAATGTCGATCCGCTCCAGCGCGAGGGACATATCGGGATCGATCTTTTCCCGGGCGATACGGAAGGCGCGCCGAGTCAGCTCATCAATGGATAGCCATTTCGTCATGTCCGTGGAGACGCCCGTGTGGCTCCTGGGGAGAATCAGCCCGCCCGAATGCTTTTTCCAGCCGAGCAGCAACCCGGTGACGGCGACGACGATAAACAGAGCGAAGAGGACGATTCCCATGGTGCGGTGTATCTTGCGCGCAATACGGATTGACCGCGCGAAGTGCCTGCGTTCAAGCATCTGGAAACTTCCTTACGGCAAACAATAATAAGAACGCGGCTGCGTGGCGCATCAATGCGAAACGCAGCCGCGATGTCCGTCTTCGGACCGGTATTATCTCAGATGGGGTTCGTTACAAAGACCCAGTCATAGCGGCCCATGTG contains:
- a CDS encoding PepSY domain-containing protein, yielding MLERRHFARSIRIARKIHRTMGIVLFALFIVVAVTGLLLGWKKHSGGLILPRSHTGVSTDMTKWLSIDELTRRAFRIAREKIDPDMSLALERIDIRPEKGMVKYVFLDAYWGVQLDCTTGELLHIERRRSDFIENIHDGSIFDHYLGTSNEQIKVACTTVGGSALLMFSVTGFWLWVGPKRLRAGRRASRTTASSPAQPRSDSTCTPPE